A DNA window from Pseudodesulfovibrio thermohalotolerans contains the following coding sequences:
- a CDS encoding SRPBCC domain-containing protein → MESIIWPEEYTPGFTDNYCSNEVIIAGLSVADVWPFLNNTDNWPTYYNNVADIRFYDGFGPELSPGARFHFSTFGFPIEAEVTEYVPAADGKPARLAWHGWAEGDEETRLDVIHAWLLEDLDQGRVRVLTQESQIGRPAQELATTKPNPMINGHQDWLDGLIDAAKAVKGL, encoded by the coding sequence ATGGAAAGCATCATCTGGCCCGAGGAGTATACTCCCGGCTTTACCGACAACTATTGTTCCAATGAAGTCATCATCGCAGGACTCTCCGTTGCCGATGTCTGGCCGTTTCTGAACAACACCGACAACTGGCCGACATACTACAATAACGTCGCGGACATCCGTTTTTATGACGGCTTCGGTCCCGAATTGAGTCCCGGCGCACGTTTTCACTTCTCGACCTTCGGCTTTCCTATTGAAGCGGAAGTAACCGAGTATGTTCCTGCCGCAGATGGCAAGCCCGCAAGACTGGCGTGGCATGGCTGGGCAGAGGGCGATGAGGAAACCCGTCTCGACGTCATTCACGCCTGGCTGTTGGAAGATCTGGATCAGGGGCGTGTTCGTGTCCTGACCCAAGAATCACAAATCGGCAGGCCCGCTCAAGAACTGGCCACGACCAAGCCCAACCCGATGATCAATGGACATCAGGATTGGTTGGACGGCTTGATCGATGCCGCAAAGGCGGTGAAGGGGTTGTAG
- a CDS encoding type 1 glutamine amidotransferase domain-containing protein, which translates to MNKDSKKTVLMVVTSADRLLNGRETGVWLEEFAVPYELLTKAGFSVVVASPNGGAIPLDPHSLDDASKAKWTEAQKILTNSKPLTSVKSKDFIAVFLPGGHGTMIDFPGNAELKRVLHDFSKEGKVIAAVCHGPAGLVGAKGADGSPLVSGKRFTSFTDAEEKAVGLDKVVPFLLETKLREEGADFVVGDNWASHVEVDGNLVTGQNPASSAGVAQAIIKLLN; encoded by the coding sequence ATGAACAAAGATTCTAAGAAAACAGTGTTAATGGTCGTTACCAGTGCGGACCGCCTTCTGAATGGAAGAGAAACCGGTGTATGGCTTGAGGAGTTCGCCGTACCGTATGAACTCCTGACAAAGGCTGGATTCAGTGTTGTGGTTGCAAGCCCCAATGGAGGGGCAATCCCCCTCGATCCTCACAGCCTTGATGATGCATCCAAAGCCAAATGGACCGAAGCGCAGAAGATTCTCACGAATTCTAAACCGCTTACGAGTGTGAAGTCCAAGGATTTCATTGCGGTCTTTTTGCCTGGCGGTCACGGCACAATGATCGATTTTCCCGGCAATGCCGAGTTGAAGCGCGTGCTGCATGACTTCTCCAAGGAAGGCAAGGTGATCGCCGCAGTCTGCCATGGTCCTGCCGGACTGGTTGGCGCAAAGGGTGCGGACGGTTCTCCGCTCGTATCCGGCAAAAGGTTTACCTCCTTTACAGATGCGGAAGAGAAGGCTGTCGGCCTGGATAAAGTTGTTCCCTTTTTGCTGGAAACCAAGCTGCGAGAAGAAGGGGCCGATTTCGTCGTGGGTGATAATTGGGCATCGCATGTAGAGGTGGATGGCAACCTTGTCACAGGGCAGAACCCCGCCTCCAGTGCCGGAGTCGCTCAAGCTATCATTAAATTACTCAATTAG
- a CDS encoding nitroreductase family protein, whose protein sequence is MKQTQSLTGRRVIMKMMFASVLGAMIHPPAKAFAALRQWWTPTPAMDAMTAIRTRRSVRAYTDEDVSDAQVKELLGAAMSAPSAGNEQPWEFVVIRDKDTLAKVGGLNRFAGYAKNAPVCILVCGNLDHDKYGGYWFEDVSAATQNILLAAHAMGLGAVWTGIYPMEDRILGFRKLVGAPKNIVPLALVVIGHPKNSPKPIDRFTEKKVHQERWSA, encoded by the coding sequence ATGAAACAAACGCAAAGCCTCACCGGGCGTCGTGTCATCATGAAGATGATGTTCGCATCTGTCCTGGGAGCAATGATACATCCTCCCGCAAAAGCCTTTGCCGCACTGCGGCAGTGGTGGACGCCAACGCCTGCCATGGACGCCATGACGGCAATCCGTACCCGGAGGAGCGTACGAGCATATACTGACGAAGATGTCTCAGATGCACAGGTCAAGGAACTGCTCGGAGCAGCCATGAGCGCGCCGAGTGCTGGCAATGAGCAGCCATGGGAATTTGTGGTCATCCGAGACAAGGACACCCTGGCAAAAGTTGGGGGACTTAATCGGTTTGCCGGTTACGCCAAGAATGCACCTGTCTGCATACTTGTCTGCGGGAATCTGGATCATGACAAATATGGTGGATATTGGTTTGAGGATGTTTCCGCTGCTACGCAAAATATCCTACTGGCGGCCCATGCAATGGGACTCGGAGCCGTTTGGACCGGTATCTATCCCATGGAGGATCGGATTCTCGGCTTTCGCAAGCTGGTGGGGGCACCAAAGAACATAGTTCCCTTGGCGCTGGTTGTCATTGGACACCCCAAAAACAGTCCGAAACCAATTGATCGATTTACTGAGAAAAAAGTCCATCAAGAGCGGTGGTCGGCATAG